The sequence AAGCCTATGTTTGAAAGGCCTTCTGTTGACCAACCAAGAGGTTTGAACTATATTCATATGAAAAACTCCTTTGATTGTATGAAAAAGAATCTGAACTCTCTCAGTTTTGCAGGTTTGGAGTCAGATTTGAGGCCTGATTTTTATTTCGGTGAAAGCCATGCTACCTTAAGACATGCAGGTGCACCAGCAATTGTAAAAGCTAAATCTCATGCATTTCGGAAATCTGAATTCGTAATAAGAGATGGTAACGGGGGCTTCAAAATCAGCAATTCTAGCCTTAATCATCATTACAAGAAGGAAGCTAATTTGAGCTTACCTCTTCTCCCAATGAAGTTACCAGAATCAACATTTGGTTGGCCACTTCTCAAGAAAATTGTACCCATGAGTCACAAAGCTCTGAGAAAATCTCAAGCTAGGAAGATGTCTGTAGTTCAATGGGCAATGAACCTACCTCATCGATCCATGCCTTTAAGTTTGCAGAACCAGGTTGGTTTGCATTTAAGTAAAACCGATATGTCTTTTGATAGAAAGGCTGTCAAATATTCctataaggagagagagaatgaggaaGGAACTAGGCCCCAATTGATTCAGGCCTCTGAATTTGAAACAGTTCATGGTAGCAAAAGAACAGAAGAGAACTTTGGACTTGTTTGTGAAAACAAAATGGAGGTCCCTTCAGGTTCAGCTTCTGTCCATATTAAAGAACCTCCACAATCAAAGCCTGGTTGGCCTCTTCTTCGGATTGCAGCTTCTGCAAATGTAAATTCTTCTAGAGATTTTAAAGCTAGAAAAATGTCTGTTGTTCAATGGGTAATGAGCCTGCCTAAACGATCAATTTCAGTATCTCCACAAAAAAAGACTAGTTTTGTTTCTAATAAAACAGAAAGTCCTATTGAAAGAGAGAGTAGTTGTTCTTGGGATTTAAATAGTGAGAATGGTTCAACAGCATCAGGAAAGCTACTCAAGGAGTTGGAGCTTCTCATTAGAACAAACTTATCTGGCTATAGGTGGTTCAGCCACAAGGAGCTAAATAATGCTACTTCTCATTTCTCCTCAGGTtaaatcttttttccttttgggcatATAAGGCTTTGTTGGTTGAGGCAAAATACTTTCAACATAGTTCTCtatctaaatattttgttttttgacaGAAAATCTTATTGGAGAGGGAGGGTGTAGCAATGTATACAAAGGATATCTTCCTAGTAGCAGAACAGTGGCAGTAAAGATACTGAAATCATATAAGGAAGCTGGGAATGACTTCTACTCAGAAATGGATATCATCTCCAAATTAAAGCACAAGCACATTACATCTCTTATTGGTGTATGTGTCGAAGATAGCTATCTTATCTCTGTCTATGACTTCTTTCCCTTAGGAAGTTTAGAGGAATACTTACATGGTAATCTTCTATGACTTGCAAGGTAATTTGCTTCACTTAAGAAGTTCCATTAAAGTCACTTATGTGCATTTTGAATCTGCAATGCAGGTCAAAGTAACAGATCTGTATTGTCATGGGAAGTGAGGTTTAAAGTGGCAGTTGCAGTTGCAGAGGCTCTAAATTACCTGCACAATGAATGTTCTCGGCCAGTTATTCACAGAGATATAAAATCTTCAAACATTCTCCTCTCCAATGAGTTTCAGCCACAGGTATGCTTTCATTTGTATTGCTCTTTAAAGTACAGCAACAACCACAATCAGGTCttggtcccaaaattttgagatcAGCTATAAATCCTCAACAAACTTCAGGGTCGatcacatttattattttccatcTTTCTGTTTTTTGGAAGTAACTTCTATAAAAATTCCCGCTCTAAGCCGCAAGAATTATATAGACTTTTCAGCTCTGTCCAACTTCAGGAAGAAAAGATGTACTTCAAAATAGAAAGCTACTAGGAGCAATTTCACATTTTcacaaattttgataaatgtaGAGATTAAAATCTTCAATCCAACTAACAAAGTTATAGGAATAGTTTTCTTAGTTGCTTTTGAGATGTCTATAAGTTCAACATTCTTGCTGATGCaggtttaatttaatttcttgaatgCAGTTATCTGATTTCGGGCTTGCTGTATGGGGACCCACAGATTCAACTCATGTGATTCATAGTGATGTGGTAGGGACTTTTGGATATATTGCTCCAGAATATTTCATGCGTGGAAGGGTCAGTGATAAGATAGATGTATACTCCTTTGGTGTGGTTCTTCTTGAGCTGTTATCAGGAAGAAAGCCAATTGGTTCTGAGACCCTGAAAGGACAAAAGAGTTTGGTCAAGTGGGTAAGAACTTTATTCTTTACATACTTTTCTATTGCTGATATTTTTTCATCCAtactagggttttttttttcttctttctatagCTGTGTAATCAAATTGCATTCATCTAGGCAAAACCATTACTAGAGAGTGAGGATCTTAAAGCACTGTTGGATCCAAAGTTAAATGGGAACTTCGATGTTGATCAGATGCATAGAATGTTCTTGGCAGCAAGCCTATGTGTTCGCCAGTCAGCTCGGCGTCGTCCAAAAATAAGTCAGGTACTAAAATACAATTATATGGTTGTtagaattgatattttttttaagggtcaGAATGAAGTTACATGTAACTATTTCTTAATGTTACAACCCTAAACACGATTTCATACTAATTTTGTCAAAATGAAGATGAGATGACAATCAACACCATGTTGTTGACTTCAAATGGCTAATTG is a genomic window of Quercus lobata isolate SW786 chromosome 2, ValleyOak3.0 Primary Assembly, whole genome shotgun sequence containing:
- the LOC115974521 gene encoding phytosulfokine receptor 1-like, with the translated sequence MMIKKKNKARKWDRKKQFLCGNLMNNHGVECLSSALVQPAKLARYLVVNYDLLPDHLKFCKGFHIAKKINFNGARTLKSSSKNVLKRVRKHSAAKTVILRTKRESASLSWVSYAKYCANLAVHRGKPMFERPSVDQPRGLESDLRPDFYFGESHATLRHAGAPAIVKAKSHAFRKSEFVIRDGNGGFKISNSSLNHHYKKEANLSLPLLPMKLPESTFGWPLLKKIVPMSHKALRKSQARKMSVVQWAMNLPHRSMPLSLQNQVGLHLSKTDMSFDRKAVKYSYKERENEEGTRPQLIQASEFETVHGSKRTEENFGLVCENKMEVPSGSASVHIKEPPQSKPGWPLLRIAASANVNSSRDFKARKMSVVQWVMSLPKRSISVSPQKKTSFVSNKTESPIERESSCSWDLNSENGSTASGKLLKELELLIRTNLSGYRWFSHKELNNATSHFSSENLIGEGGCSNVYKGYLPSSRTVAVKILKSYKEAGNDFYSEMDIISKLKHKHITSLIGVCVEDSYLISVYDFFPLGSLEEYLHGQSNRSVLSWEVRFKVAVAVAEALNYLHNECSRPVIHRDIKSSNILLSNEFQPQLSDFGLAVWGPTDSTHVIHSDVVGTFGYIAPEYFMRGRVSDKIDVYSFGVVLLELLSGRKPIGSETLKGQKSLVKWAKPLLESEDLKALLDPKLNGNFDVDQMHRMFLAASLCVRQSARRRPKISQILKLLTGEKDAYNCVSSNVIDFKEIENQDDDDIFPEFYCNQQYMGSTLLKTECNSGSLSSSDMSIHSAEKTRHFMLKDYLKERQD